One Candidatus Schekmanbacteria bacterium genomic window carries:
- a CDS encoding NADP-dependent malic enzyme — MPLKTEALEYHSKGRKGKIEVIATKPCLTQRDLSLAYTPGVAVPCLEIEKDPEMAYEYTAKGNLVAVVSNGTAVLGLGCIGGLAGKPVMEGKGVLFKRFADIDVFDLEIKSKDPDDVINVVKLLEPTFGGINLEDIKAPDCFYIEETLKKELEIPVFHDDQHGTAIISAAALLNALEITGKDIDKVKVVYNGAGAAGIACAELYIELGVKRENVIMCDSRGVVYKGRKEGMNKYKERLASNTKCRTLEEAMEGADVFVGVSVKDCVSKKMLKSMNDKPIVFAMANPDPEITYEDALDARDDLIFATGRSDYPNQVNNVLGFPFIFRGALDVRAKSINMAMKIAAARALAALAKEDVPESVCRAYGVKELKFGPEYIIPKPFDPRVLLWEAPAVAMAAIESGVARIKIDPEEYKKQLEARLGKSKEIVRTIISKAKSNPKKIVFPEGENEKIIRACHILIDEKIAKPVLLGRKEKIKSIAENYRLNIDDAEIINPLESEKFKTYVEKLHDIRKRNGVTLVEAKEMMKNPIVYGSMMVHVGDAEGMVSGITQHYPATIRPALQIVKKKKELNKVCGLYFLIIKEKVFIFADTTVNITPDHNDLAEIAICAADFAKEFDIFPKVAMLSFSNFGSTKHPEAEKVKKAVEIVKEKRPDIVIDGEMQADTAVVPEIIKNTYPFCNIKDGANILIFPDLASGNIAYKLMQRLGGAEVIGPILVGMSKSVHVLQRECEVNDIVNMTSIAVVDAQNKE; from the coding sequence ATGCCGTTAAAAACTGAAGCATTAGAGTATCATTCAAAAGGTAGAAAAGGTAAAATCGAAGTCATTGCTACAAAACCCTGTTTAACTCAAAGAGACCTATCTCTTGCTTACACACCAGGAGTCGCTGTACCCTGCCTTGAAATTGAAAAAGACCCCGAAATGGCTTATGAATATACCGCCAAAGGGAATTTAGTGGCCGTTGTATCCAATGGCACTGCTGTTTTGGGATTAGGATGCATAGGCGGCTTGGCAGGCAAACCTGTTATGGAAGGCAAAGGAGTACTCTTTAAACGTTTTGCCGATATAGATGTCTTCGACCTTGAAATTAAATCCAAAGACCCTGACGATGTAATTAATGTAGTTAAGCTTTTGGAACCAACTTTTGGCGGCATCAATCTCGAAGATATCAAAGCTCCTGATTGTTTCTACATCGAGGAAACATTGAAAAAAGAACTTGAAATACCGGTATTTCACGACGACCAGCATGGCACTGCTATCATCTCAGCAGCAGCTCTTCTCAATGCACTGGAAATAACAGGAAAAGACATTGACAAAGTAAAAGTCGTTTATAATGGGGCAGGAGCGGCAGGTATTGCATGCGCAGAACTTTATATCGAATTGGGAGTCAAACGGGAAAATGTAATAATGTGCGACTCAAGAGGAGTTGTATATAAGGGACGCAAAGAAGGTATGAATAAATACAAAGAGAGGCTTGCTTCCAATACTAAGTGCCGCACTCTTGAGGAAGCTATGGAAGGTGCGGATGTATTTGTAGGCGTCTCGGTAAAAGACTGTGTCTCCAAAAAAATGCTCAAATCGATGAATGATAAGCCAATTGTTTTTGCAATGGCTAATCCTGACCCTGAAATTACATATGAGGACGCCCTCGATGCAAGAGACGATTTAATTTTCGCAACTGGACGCTCAGATTATCCCAATCAGGTGAACAATGTTTTAGGATTCCCCTTTATTTTTAGAGGTGCCTTGGATGTTAGAGCAAAATCAATAAATATGGCAATGAAGATTGCCGCGGCGCGAGCCCTTGCCGCACTTGCAAAGGAGGATGTCCCTGAGTCAGTTTGCCGTGCCTATGGCGTAAAGGAATTAAAATTTGGACCTGAATATATCATCCCCAAACCTTTTGACCCGCGAGTACTTCTTTGGGAAGCACCGGCAGTTGCAATGGCTGCAATCGAAAGCGGTGTAGCAAGAATAAAAATAGACCCTGAAGAATACAAGAAACAGCTTGAAGCTCGACTTGGTAAATCAAAGGAAATAGTAAGAACAATCATAAGTAAGGCAAAATCAAACCCTAAAAAGATTGTTTTCCCAGAAGGTGAAAATGAAAAGATTATCAGAGCTTGTCATATTTTGATAGATGAAAAAATTGCAAAACCCGTACTTTTGGGCAGGAAAGAAAAAATAAAATCGATCGCTGAAAATTATCGCCTAAACATCGATGATGCTGAAATAATCAACCCATTAGAATCTGAAAAATTTAAGACCTATGTAGAAAAGCTTCATGACATAAGAAAGCGCAATGGCGTAACACTTGTAGAAGCAAAGGAGATGATGAAGAATCCAATCGTCTATGGCTCGATGATGGTCCATGTTGGCGATGCGGAAGGAATGGTATCAGGCATCACTCAGCATTATCCTGCAACTATAAGGCCCGCTCTTCAAATTGTGAAGAAAAAGAAAGAATTGAACAAAGTCTGTGGCCTTTATTTTCTTATCATAAAAGAAAAAGTTTTCATCTTTGCAGATACGACTGTAAATATCACCCCTGACCATAATGACCTTGCCGAAATAGCTATATGTGCGGCAGACTTTGCAAAAGAGTTCGATATCTTTCCCAAAGTAGCAATGCTTTCTTTTTCCAATTTTGGAAGTACAAAGCATCCTGAAGCGGAAAAAGTTAAAAAGGCCGTTGAAATAGTAAAGGAAAAGAGGCCTGATATTGTAATCGATGGTGAAATGCAGGCAGATACTGCTGTTGTGCCTGAAATAATAAAAAATACATATCCCTTCTGTAATATAAAAGACGGTGCAAATATACTTATTTTCCCTGACCTTGCTTCGGGCAACATTGCATACAAATTGATGCAAAGATTAGGCGGTGCAGAGGTTATAGGTCCAATTTTAGTTGGGATGAGCAAATCTGTCCATGTCCTTCAAAGAGAATGCGAAGTCAATGACATTGTAAATATGACATCAATAGCAGTCGTTGATGCACAAAATAAGGAATAG